A window from Sphingobacterium hotanense encodes these proteins:
- a CDS encoding KUP/HAK/KT family potassium transporter has protein sequence MSTDHKHALHRVSMGGLLISLGIIFGDIGTSPLYVFKAIFNKGEVQELMVYGGLSCIFWTLTLQTTIKYVLIVLNADNKGEGGILSLFSLVRKRAKWLIIPAIIGASTLLADGMITPAITISSAVEGLAIKNPGLPTIPIVVLIISLLFLIQRFGTNIVGRVFGPLMFIWFSTIGILGLSYLGHSPEIWKSLNPYYAYQLLANYPNAWFIVGAIFLCTTGAEALYSDMGHCGKNNIRISWIFVKLMLIFNYFGQGAWLLENKGLVLGEINPFYAIMPDWFVVWGVTIATIAAVIASQAMISGSFTLIAEAVRLNIWPKVTIRYPSDHKGQIYVPSVNLILYLGCMLIIVIFRESSNMEAAYGLAINMTFIMTTILMAVFMLRKKINVALVALFTGVYMIIEFAFLIGNISKIAHGGWLTLLLAASLFIVMYAWFGARKIKNRFVKFVNVKDYYDILAELSEDKSVPQFSSHLVYLTSANNIHEVESKITYSIINKKPKRADVYWLAHVDVMDNPHTREYKVTQLIPGKLIRIDFHLGFRVEQKISLLFRKVVEEMVKNGEIDITSHYDTLRKHNIPGDFNFVVLEKVISKTHFLKWNEKVILEIYKILKKFSLSEEKGFGLDSSFVTLERVPLTIPNTEDVKLKRL, from the coding sequence ATGTCCACAGATCACAAACACGCCCTTCACAGGGTCAGCATGGGCGGTTTATTAATAAGTTTAGGGATCATATTCGGCGACATCGGGACCTCTCCTCTTTACGTTTTCAAGGCAATTTTCAATAAAGGTGAAGTCCAAGAACTAATGGTTTATGGGGGGCTTTCTTGTATTTTCTGGACCCTGACTTTACAAACGACAATCAAATATGTATTGATTGTGTTAAATGCAGATAATAAAGGTGAGGGTGGAATTCTTTCTCTGTTTTCGCTTGTTCGAAAAAGAGCGAAATGGCTCATCATCCCTGCCATTATCGGAGCGAGCACTCTGCTCGCTGATGGTATGATCACCCCGGCAATTACCATATCCTCGGCTGTCGAAGGATTAGCTATTAAGAACCCAGGCTTGCCGACTATCCCCATCGTTGTATTGATTATCTCATTGCTGTTCCTTATCCAACGTTTTGGAACAAACATCGTGGGTCGTGTATTCGGACCATTGATGTTTATCTGGTTCAGTACCATAGGGATCTTAGGACTCTCTTATTTGGGGCATTCGCCTGAAATCTGGAAGTCTTTAAATCCGTACTATGCCTATCAGCTATTAGCAAACTACCCGAATGCATGGTTTATTGTGGGTGCAATCTTCCTTTGTACTACCGGTGCGGAAGCTTTGTATTCTGACATGGGGCATTGTGGAAAGAACAACATCCGCATCAGTTGGATCTTTGTTAAACTGATGTTGATTTTCAATTACTTCGGACAGGGTGCATGGTTGTTAGAAAACAAGGGGCTTGTTCTAGGCGAGATCAACCCTTTCTATGCGATTATGCCAGATTGGTTTGTCGTTTGGGGAGTAACGATCGCTACGATTGCGGCGGTTATTGCCAGTCAGGCAATGATCTCAGGTTCATTTACCCTAATTGCAGAGGCTGTTCGCTTGAATATATGGCCGAAGGTCACTATTCGATATCCTAGCGATCATAAGGGACAAATCTACGTTCCTTCAGTCAACCTGATACTCTATCTCGGCTGTATGCTTATCATCGTTATCTTCCGAGAATCGAGCAACATGGAGGCCGCCTATGGATTAGCAATCAATATGACGTTCATCATGACGACTATTCTAATGGCTGTTTTCATGCTCCGCAAGAAAATCAACGTTGCGCTAGTCGCGTTGTTTACCGGCGTTTATATGATCATAGAGTTTGCATTCCTGATCGGTAATATTAGTAAGATTGCACATGGAGGTTGGTTGACTCTATTATTGGCAGCATCGTTATTTATTGTTATGTATGCTTGGTTTGGTGCTAGGAAGATCAAGAATCGCTTTGTTAAGTTTGTCAATGTGAAAGATTACTACGACATCCTTGCTGAGCTTAGCGAAGATAAATCTGTTCCGCAGTTTTCATCGCATCTTGTTTATTTAACTTCGGCAAATAATATACATGAGGTGGAGTCGAAGATTACCTACTCCATTATCAATAAGAAGCCTAAGCGTGCTGATGTGTATTGGTTAGCACACGTTGATGTAATGGACAATCCGCATACGCGAGAGTATAAAGTAACGCAATTGATCCCTGGAAAATTGATCCGTATTGACTTCCATTTAGGGTTCCGCGTGGAACAGAAGATCAGTCTGCTATTCCGCAAAGTAGTCGAAGAGATGGTTAAAAACGGAGAAATCGATATCACCAGCCATTACGATACGTTAAGAAAACATAATATTCCTGGCGACTTCAACTTTGTCGTACTGGAGAAAGTAATTTCCAAAACACATTTCCTGAAGTGGAATGAAAAAGTAATTCTAGAAATCTATAAGATCTTGAAGAAATTCAGTCTATCCGAAGAGAAAGGTTTTGGACTAGATAGCAGTTTCGTCACCCTGGAACGCGTCCCGCTGACGATTCCAAATACAGAGGATGTCAAGCTAAAACGACTATAA
- a CDS encoding ACP phosphodiesterase: MNFLSHFYFERYATQSERVLGSLLPDLLKNVDKTYVFHPQRFEEELFIHPLSMAISEGWYRHVEVDKLFHSSEFFLEHCHILRKKLEPVLEGLPIRASFLAHIAIELLLDHLLIKHNLVNAGRLYEHLEHVNRAVLKNYLLTIGVTDIEGFYHFYDRFIESRYIFDYKYIEHISKPLFNISKRIWDFQTTPEYHQNLSKVLMEYEADHLQNFRDIYVYIQDNMTYLS; encoded by the coding sequence ATGAACTTTCTTTCTCATTTCTATTTCGAACGATATGCCACTCAATCGGAACGTGTGCTGGGATCTTTGCTTCCAGATTTACTGAAGAATGTTGATAAAACATATGTATTCCATCCGCAGCGTTTCGAAGAAGAGCTTTTTATACACCCGCTTAGTATGGCGATATCCGAAGGTTGGTATCGGCATGTTGAAGTAGATAAGCTTTTCCATAGTAGTGAGTTCTTTCTGGAGCATTGTCATATTTTGCGCAAGAAGCTGGAGCCTGTGCTGGAGGGCCTTCCAATCCGAGCTTCTTTCCTAGCGCATATAGCAATAGAGCTATTACTTGACCATTTGTTGATCAAGCATAACTTGGTCAATGCAGGGCGCTTGTATGAGCATTTAGAGCATGTGAATAGAGCTGTTCTGAAGAATTATCTATTGACTATCGGTGTAACCGACATTGAGGGCTTTTATCATTTTTACGATCGATTTATAGAATCACGCTATATTTTCGACTACAAATATATAGAGCATATCTCCAAGCCGCTTTTCAATATTTCTAAGCGCATTTGGGATTTTCAAACCACACCTGAATATCATCAGAATTTGAGCAAAGTGCTAATGGAATACGAGGCTGATCATCTTCAGAACTTTAGAGATATCTATGTATATATTCAGGATAATATGACATATTTATCATAA
- a CDS encoding amino acid permease translates to MANRLFRKKSVDQILSDAEHGGSGLAKILGVRDLISLGIAAIVGAGIFSTIGLASYNGGPAVSLLFVFVAFACVFTALSYAQFASTVPVSGSAYTYAYVAFGELFAWIIGWALVLEYAVSNMVVAISWSQYFVSMLEGFGVHLPKWMTMAPGYALDAHAKSLEVGAAQLENIEKVALQAYETAPRFFDIPIIFDMPAGLITVLVTALVYIGIKESQRASNIMVLIKVGIILAVIFGGIFFVKPENWTPFAPNGLAGVMSGVAAVFFAFIGFDSISTTAEECKNPQRDLPRAMIYCLVICAVLYVAITLVLTGMVNYKELNVKDPLAYVFSYVGFDHMAGIISVTSVIAITSALLVFQLAQPRIWMTMSRDGLLWKKFSTIHPKYKTPSFATIVTGFVVAIPALFFKMDFFVDLTSVGTFFAFILVCAGVLYMDHSGISKKSKFKVPYINGKYIVGLGMIVALILTYKYSDENLSHWLEMGSAKILIHKSLVIIFWLTWAVMSVMSFKYNFSLLPVIGVLINLYLMSELGASNWIIFVIWLLIGLIIYFAYGYKHSKLNKRATES, encoded by the coding sequence ATGGCAAATAGACTGTTCCGCAAGAAAAGCGTAGATCAGATTCTTTCCGATGCTGAACATGGCGGTTCAGGCCTAGCGAAAATACTAGGCGTTCGAGATTTAATTTCATTAGGCATTGCGGCGATAGTAGGAGCTGGAATCTTCTCTACTATCGGCTTAGCAAGTTATAACGGAGGCCCTGCGGTCTCTCTTCTTTTTGTATTCGTTGCATTTGCATGTGTTTTTACAGCATTGTCTTATGCACAATTTGCGAGTACAGTTCCCGTATCTGGTAGTGCTTACACCTATGCTTATGTTGCTTTCGGCGAGCTTTTCGCTTGGATCATCGGGTGGGCGTTGGTGCTCGAATATGCGGTTTCTAACATGGTGGTGGCCATTTCCTGGTCGCAGTATTTTGTTTCTATGCTGGAAGGATTTGGGGTGCATCTCCCCAAATGGATGACGATGGCGCCGGGCTATGCCCTGGATGCGCATGCGAAATCCCTTGAAGTAGGGGCGGCTCAGTTGGAAAATATTGAAAAAGTAGCCCTACAGGCATACGAAACAGCTCCACGATTCTTCGATATTCCTATCATTTTTGATATGCCGGCAGGCCTCATCACGGTATTAGTGACGGCTTTGGTTTATATCGGAATCAAGGAGTCGCAGCGCGCTAGTAATATCATGGTATTGATTAAAGTGGGGATTATTCTTGCTGTAATCTTTGGTGGTATCTTCTTCGTTAAACCGGAGAACTGGACACCTTTTGCGCCGAATGGCTTGGCAGGTGTCATGAGCGGCGTTGCGGCGGTGTTCTTTGCGTTCATTGGTTTTGACTCCATCTCAACAACGGCGGAGGAGTGTAAGAATCCTCAACGCGATCTTCCTCGTGCAATGATCTATTGTTTGGTCATCTGTGCGGTGCTTTATGTGGCGATTACTTTGGTGTTGACGGGGATGGTGAATTACAAAGAACTAAATGTTAAAGATCCTTTGGCTTATGTGTTTTCTTATGTAGGATTCGATCATATGGCGGGTATTATCTCTGTAACTTCGGTTATTGCGATTACTTCCGCGCTGTTGGTTTTCCAATTAGCTCAACCAAGAATTTGGATGACCATGAGTAGAGACGGTTTGCTATGGAAGAAGTTTTCTACGATCCACCCAAAATACAAGACGCCTTCCTTTGCGACCATTGTAACAGGTTTTGTGGTGGCTATCCCGGCATTATTTTTCAAGATGGACTTCTTCGTGGACTTAACTAGTGTGGGTACATTCTTTGCGTTTATCCTGGTTTGTGCCGGTGTATTGTACATGGACCACTCGGGAATCTCAAAGAAGTCGAAATTCAAAGTGCCTTATATCAATGGGAAGTATATAGTAGGGTTGGGGATGATTGTCGCATTGATTTTAACCTATAAATACAGCGATGAAAACCTTTCGCATTGGTTAGAAATGGGGTCGGCAAAGATTTTGATTCATAAGTCCCTTGTTATCATCTTTTGGTTAACATGGGCGGTAATGAGCGTGATGAGCTTTAAGTATAATTTCTCCTTATTACCTGTTATCGGCGTTTTGATCAATCTTTACCTGATGTCCGAACTGGGCGCAAGTAACTGGATTATCTTTGTGATTTGGTTGTTGATAGGTTTGATTATTTATTTTGCTTATGGTTATAAGCATTCGAAATTGAACAAGAGAGCGACGGAAAGTTAA